Proteins co-encoded in one Opitutus terrae PB90-1 genomic window:
- a CDS encoding universal stress protein, which translates to MTTVLTPVDFSGITNSVVSQAIALAKATGGRIVLLNVLQPPVITSEYGPFMENIGEIVLVGEKAAAKQLARLEESLTAQGIETETLQLTGTPVTNILKQAEKTQADYIVMGSHGHTAFYDLLVGSTTHGVLLRATCPVVIVPAAKKKGRKK; encoded by the coding sequence GTGACGACGGTCCTCACCCCTGTGGACTTCTCCGGAATCACCAATTCCGTAGTATCCCAGGCAATCGCCCTCGCTAAGGCGACTGGTGGCCGGATCGTGTTACTGAACGTGTTGCAGCCGCCGGTGATCACCAGCGAATACGGCCCGTTCATGGAAAACATCGGCGAGATCGTTCTGGTCGGTGAGAAGGCGGCGGCCAAGCAGTTGGCTCGCTTGGAGGAATCTTTGACAGCCCAAGGAATCGAAACCGAAACGCTGCAGTTAACGGGCACGCCGGTGACGAACATCCTGAAGCAAGCGGAGAAGACGCAGGCAGACTACATCGTGATGGGCTCGCATGGGCACACGGCGTTTTACGATCTGCTGGTCGGCAGCACCACGCACGGCGTGTTGCTCCGCGCGACTTGTCCGGTGGTCATCGTCCCGGCCGCGAAAAAGAAGGGACGGAAGAAATAA
- a CDS encoding aminopeptidase P N-terminal domain-containing protein — MQACLSQRRTRLAAALPIEGAILLVGAGQPVPLPEGSDQTYPFRSHAEYYYLTAEECVGGVVAFDPCEANASAPDAGWMFFVPEVTEGERVWEGRQQRPGTPLSQFPDWLAARRGRPVAMLGAPLEGIAADARLTAAVREQFTHARRPKDACELAVLRRGALATAAGYAKLREHLRAGVTERALQIELEAGFFRHGGTRTGYGTIVGSGPNAAVLHFEPTDRAAREGEFVLVDAGAEVDRYVTDVTRTYVVGQPSAFQRDLYQIVLAAEQRAVSRCRPGVEWRELHLETAVQLTAGLVELGVMRGAPESLVEQEAHTLFFPHGLGHMVGLGVRDGSGLFPGRAKDPRPSLRTLRMDLPLARGYVVTVEPGLYFIPALLNDPVRRERFRDCVNWSVAEEHLALGGVRIEDNVAVTDGEPEILTAAIPKTL, encoded by the coding sequence ATGCAAGCGTGTCTGTCCCAACGCCGCACCCGCCTCGCCGCCGCACTCCCGATAGAAGGCGCGATTCTACTGGTGGGTGCCGGCCAGCCCGTGCCCCTGCCGGAAGGCAGCGACCAGACCTATCCCTTCCGCTCCCACGCCGAATACTACTATCTCACGGCCGAGGAATGCGTCGGCGGCGTAGTGGCGTTTGATCCGTGTGAAGCGAACGCCAGTGCCCCGGACGCAGGTTGGATGTTCTTCGTGCCGGAAGTCACCGAAGGCGAGCGGGTCTGGGAAGGCCGGCAGCAGCGGCCGGGCACTCCGCTCTCACAGTTTCCCGACTGGCTCGCCGCCCGGCGCGGCCGTCCGGTCGCGATGCTGGGCGCACCGCTGGAAGGCATCGCCGCCGACGCGCGGCTCACGGCGGCCGTCCGCGAGCAGTTCACGCACGCGCGCCGGCCGAAGGACGCCTGCGAGCTCGCCGTGCTCCGTCGCGGCGCCCTCGCCACCGCCGCCGGGTACGCGAAGTTGCGCGAACACCTCCGCGCTGGCGTGACGGAGCGCGCGCTGCAGATCGAACTCGAGGCCGGGTTCTTCCGCCACGGCGGCACACGCACCGGCTATGGGACGATCGTCGGCAGCGGGCCCAATGCCGCGGTGCTGCATTTCGAGCCCACGGACCGCGCCGCCCGCGAGGGCGAGTTTGTACTCGTTGACGCCGGCGCCGAGGTGGACCGCTACGTCACGGACGTGACGCGGACCTACGTCGTCGGGCAGCCGTCCGCGTTTCAACGCGACCTTTACCAAATCGTGCTGGCGGCCGAGCAGCGCGCGGTCAGCCGCTGCCGGCCGGGCGTCGAGTGGCGCGAACTGCACCTCGAGACCGCCGTCCAACTCACCGCCGGTCTGGTCGAACTCGGGGTCATGCGCGGCGCACCCGAGTCGCTCGTCGAGCAGGAGGCGCACACGCTGTTCTTTCCCCATGGACTCGGCCACATGGTCGGGCTCGGCGTCCGCGACGGCAGCGGCCTGTTTCCCGGTCGGGCCAAGGATCCGCGCCCCAGCCTGCGCACGTTGCGGATGGACCTGCCGCTGGCGCGCGGCTACGTCGTGACCGTCGAGCCGGGGCTGTATTTCATTCCCGCGCTACTCAACGATCCGGTGCGGCGCGAACGCTTCCGCGATTGCGTGAACTGGTCCGTCGCCGAAGAGCATCTCGCCCTCGGCGGCGTGCGGATCGAGGACAACGTGGCCGTGACCGACGGCGAGCCCGAGATTCTCACCGCTGCGATTCCGAAGACGTTGTAG